From Gemmatimonadota bacterium:
CCGCGCGGCGCCTTCTGGATCTTGCCGGCGTGGATGCAGGACGTGCACACCCGCACCCGGGTAGGCTGACCATCCGGCCCGACCACCCGAACGGGCTGCAGGTTGGGCAGCCAGCGCCGCCGCGACTTGTTGTTCGCGTGGCTCACCTTGTTCCCGGTG
This genomic window contains:
- the rpmB gene encoding 50S ribosomal protein L28, which gives rise to MARVCAVCGKRPSTGNKVSHANNKSRRRWLPNLQPVRVVGPDGQPTRVRVCTSCIHAGKIQKAPRGQTASV